In Prunus dulcis chromosome 1, ALMONDv2, whole genome shotgun sequence, the following are encoded in one genomic region:
- the LOC117614621 gene encoding 60S ribosomal protein L37, whose amino-acid sequence MGKGTGSFGKRRNKTHTLCVRCGRRSFHLQKSRCSACAYPAARLRKYNWSEKALRRKTTGTGRMRYLRNVPRRFKSNFTEGTQAAPRRKGTAAAAS is encoded by the exons ATG GGCAAAGGAACAGGCAGCTTCGGAAAGAGAAGGAACAAGACCCACACGCTGTGTGTGCGATGCGGACGCAGAAGCTTCCATCTCCAAAAGAGTCGTTGCTCAGCTTGTGCTTACCCCGCTGCCCGCCTCAGAAAAT ACAATTGGAGTGAGAAGGCGCTGCGCAGAAAGACGACCGGAACTGGGCGTATGAGGTACCTTCGCAATGTTCCAAGGAGGTTCAAGAGCAACTTCACAGAAGGCACACAAGCTGCTCCAAGGCGCAAGGGaactgctgctgctgcttcatAA